The genomic window AAAAGGTAAAAAGGGAGATGGTTCTGTCAATTACTCTGGATATACATCAGTTTCTGAACTGCCAAAAAAACTAGATGTACTAACAGCAGATGAATTTAGACAATACGTAAAAGCCAACGGTTTTACAGTAACCGATTTGAATAACAATACCGATTGGCAGGAGCTGATATTCCGTACGGCAACTACCCAAAACCACAATCTATCATACGGTGGCGGTACCGAGAATACATTGTATCGTTTTTCGTTGAATATGATGGACCAGCAGGGTATTATTGACAAAACTGGCATGGAAAAGTACACCGGACGATTTAACGTTACACAAAACGCACTTAAAAATAGAGTGAAATTTGAGGCCAACGTTACCTGGGCCCGTACCAACGACCAACGTATTCCGATAGGCGAAACTGGTGGGCACGAGGGCGATGTGTTACTCTCTGCACTAAAGTTAAACCCTACTTTTCCGGTGTTTAAGCCAGATGGCTCTTATTACCAGTCTAGCGGAGACGAAAGAAACCCAGTGGCTATGATTAAACTTACCGACGACAATAACCGTACAGATAGGTTTTTGGGTAACTTAACTACCACAGTAAATATCATCAAAAACCTAGCATATAAAGTAAATTTTGCACTTGATTATTCTAGCATTTCGAGAAAAGTTGTACAACGTAAAGATTTAATTTATCTCTCAAACGGTGGTACTGTTGATGTTAACGATATTTCGCTAACTAGTAAGTTGATGGAAAATTTTCTTACTTACGAAACCACAATAAACCAAATGCACCGTATAAATTTATTAGCGGGGCATTCTTATCAACATTTTAAGAATTACAATTATGGTTTGTCTGTAAATGGTTTTAAGAGTGATGAGATAGATTATTTAAACAACTTGGCATTAGGTAACTACACAACAGCTAGCGTGCGGTCTGGTATTCAGGTTAACGAGTTGCAGTCTTTTTTTGGCAGGGTAAATTATAGCTATAATGGCAAATACTTATTTACCGGTACACTCCGTACAGATGGTTCTACAAAATTTGGCGAGAACAACAAGTATGGTAAATTCCCTTCGGCATCGGTTGCATGGCGTTTAAGCCAAGAAAGTTTCATGAAAAAAGCGAAATTTATAGATGAACTAAAACTAAGGTTAGGTTGGGGTATCACTGGAAATCAAGAAATCCCGAATAAGATTTCGCAAGCAGTATTGGGCACAGGCAGCAATAATGGAGCTGTATTAGGCGGCTCGTTGGGTAATGTTACTCCAGGTATTACTTTAACACGTACACCAAACCCCGATTTAAAATGGGAAAGTACAGCTCAGTATAATCTTGGTCTAGATTTTAGCCTCCTTAAAAACAGAATTACAGGCTCGGTAGATTTGTTTGAAAAAAACACCAAAGATGTATTGGTACAAGTATATGCTATTGCTCCGGCGCCTACTACTACTGTATGGTCTAACGTACCTAATATGCGCATTGTTAACAGAGGAGTAGAACTAGACTTAAGCGGTGTTTTAGTAGATAAGAAAGATCTGGTATGGAATATTGGGGCTAATTTCGCTAAAGTAAACAACGAAGTTAAAGATTTGCCTTTAAGCCGTATCACTACTGGCTCGCCAAGTGGGCCAGGTATTACAGGTTATTCATCGCAGGTAATTATGAGTGGCCAGCCAATTGGTACCTTTTGGGGCTACAAATTTTTAGGTTTCGATGCCAGCGGCAAAAGCATATTTGAGCTAGGTAGCGATGGAAAACCTCTGGAGCAAAAATTGGGCAATGCGCTGCCAAAATTTACTTATAACTTTAATTCTAGTGTTAGGTATAAACAATGGAATTTAGGCTTGTTCTTTAACGGAGTGTATGGCAACAAAGTTTACAATAACTTGGCCAACGTAATGGCTCAAAAAACCCTACTTCCTAAAGGTTGGAATGCTATACAAAGTGCAACAGAATTGGCAGAAGCGTCAAACAATACATTGGTTTACTCTAGCAGGTTTATCGAAAATGGATCTTATTTCCGTTTAAGCAGTGCAACTTTGGGCTATACTGTAAATACTAAAAAAATAGATTTTATTAAGAGATTGCAGTTGTATGCTTCTGGAAATAACCTATTTGTTATTACGAAATATTCTGGTTACGACCCCGAAGTAAATAGCGACCATTCTGCTAACAGCGTACCTTCTATAGGTATAGATTGGACAACCTATCCAAAAGTGAGAACAGTAACCTTTGGCTTAAATGTTGAATTTTAAATTTTGAGAAAAATGAAAATACCATGGTTTTCGAACTTAAAAAAAGTAGAACAATTAAACCGTGATAGCTTCATCATCATCAATAAAAAAATATAACCAGATGAAAAAAATAATTATATGCTTGCTTGCAACAGTATTTTTTACTGGCTGTACCGATCTTAAAGAAGAAATTCTTAACGAGCAAGACGGAAGCAAAACGCTTAATGATATAGAAAACATGGGCACAGTAGTTGCCCCAGCGTATGCTTACCTTCGCGATATACAAAACCGTAGTGGTGTTTGGGGCACAATATTGGCCACTACCGATGAAATGGCTTGGCCAGCCCGTGGTTCTGATTGGGTAAATGCTAACCAACAAACCTTAACAACGCATGAGTATACACCACAAAATACTTACATCAGAAACACTTGGAACAGCTTTTTAATTGGTATCACAAAAGCTAACCTTGCCTTGTACTATTTAGATAGATACCCGCAAACAGAAGAAGTAAAATTGTACCAGGCAGAAGTTAAGTTTGTGCGTGCTTTGTGTATGTTTTTGCTTAACGATAATTTTGGTAAATTCCCGTTCAGAGAGTTTTCTCAGTTAGATTATTCTGCCTCACCTCAAATTTTAACAAGAGAAACCGCTGTGCCAAGAATGATACAAGAACTTACCGAGATTATTCCCGTGCTTAAAAAGAAAACTGAAGTACCATACGGCAGAATATCAAAAGCGGCAGCCCAAATGCTACTGGCAAAAATATATTTAAATTATAAGGTATATCTAAATCAAGAAAAATGGCAAGAAGTAATTGCCCTTTGCGATGATATTATTAATTCTGGCCAATATAAAATAGCTGATGATTATTGGGCGCTTTTCCAATACGATAATGCTAAATATGGATACGATACAGAATCTATTCTATCAGTAATTTACGATGAAAACCTAGGGCTAACCGGTTCAGTTTGGGTTCCTATTACCTTACATTATAACCAAAAATTTGGCAGTTTCACTAGCCTTTGGAATGGTTGCTGTACCACAGAAACGTTTTTTGATACATGGAATACTTCGGATTTAAGGTTTAAGGACACACGATTAGTTAGCAAACTTGGTTTTAACCAAGGCTTTTTGGTAGGGCAACAATATGGCGTAGATGGTACTGCCTTAAAAACACGTACCGGAGAGCCATTAATTTTTACTAAGCAGTTCAATATCAATAACTCATCAGAGCAGGCTGGGGTACGTGTGGTTAAATATGCACCAGATCCGTTAACTAAAAATACTGGTGCAGCAGGTAATGATTTTCACTTTTATCGCCTAGCAGATACTTATTTAATGCGTGCAGAAGCTAAATTTAGAAACGGTGATGCTAGCGGAGCCTTAGGTGATATTAACATTTTAAGAGCCAAAAGAAGCCAAGCGGCACTGTTATCGGTTGATTTGGAAAAAATCTATAACGAGAGAGGCTATGAACTGTATTGGGAAGGTCACCGTAGAAACGATATGGTACGTTTTGGTACTTATACTGCGGCCAGAGATAATAAAAACTACATATCGGCCAGCTATAAAGTTTTATTGCCAATTCCAATTAGTGCATTAGAGGCAAATCCAGAATTAAAACAAAATACAGGCTATTAAAATAACATTAGCTGGTATTTTGCTTCGCATGGTGCCTAGTCAATCCTATTTGACAATAAAAGCTGTTTTGTGAAGTACAAACCTGAGTTTGATTGTTAATGTTTTGGGTGCTCAATACTTAATGCTATCCTCTCTAAAAAAAGAGAGGTTACAAGGCTAAATACCTTAAAATAGCAGTAAGCAATCCTAAAGCAAAATAACGGTCAAATTCAGGTTAATTGTATTTAATCAATCTTGAGACAAAATTACTTGCCTATTCTGTGGTATGAAGATGATCTAGATTATTAGATTTTGCTCATTTTCTCAGCTATTTAACGTGAACTATGGATCTTGATTTTGGCTGTCAGATCAGTGTTTGTTCCGATTATTTGAAGGTAAACGGTATGAGCGGTTCGTCTCCAGAAATTAATTCGGCACTAGCTTTTAGGTCTATTTTTTAAAATTACATTTTCGATAGATATTTCTAACTGTCTAATAAACAGTTAGAAATATCTATAACTCTTTTTGTTTCTCTATCGATTAAAATGGGCTTACACCAAACATAGAAAATGAAAAACCAACCTCTAGTAATTATAAACTTTACAAAACAACTTATAGTGTTGCAAAAAGCAAATGCTTTATTAAGTATGCCGCAAATTAATTTGCTAACCGCGAGTAAGGCAAATGTTAATTAGATAGAAAATGCCTACCAATAAAGTTGGATGGCATTTCTTACGGCATATTTAAACTTTTAAATTAAAACAGAAATGAATTTGAGAATATATTTAGTGCTAATGTTATTTATGTTGCCAGTGGCGATATGGGCTCAGCACCCTTGGGAAATCACTGCCGAAAAAATCACTACAGATAACTATTACGGAATTACGGTTGCTAACGGTATGGTGGGCATTGTGTCGTCGCCACAGCCGTTACAGGTAAAAGAAGTGGTGCTTGCCGGAGTATACGACCAATACGCCCGCGGGAGGGTAAGTAATTTTTTACCTAGCTATAACCTGCTCAACATGAAACTTGCCATTAACGGTGCAGGTATTACCATGGCCAACATAGCTAACTACACCCAAAAATTAGATATGCGCAAAGGCGAATTTGTTGGCTCTTTTGATTATAAAGATGTGGCCAATGTAACCTACAGCTATACTGCTTTACGCCATTTGCCTCATACGGTAATGATGGAGGTAACCGTAAAGATGAAGACCAGCGGAACAATTGTAGTAGACAATTTGCTAGAAACTCCATCCGCACTGCGAGACCAACAAAATTATTTTAACGAAATTGAGAAGGCGCATGTATATATCCCTCTACTCACATCTGTTGCAAAAAGCCCTACAGGTTCTACAACCATTGCCGCCAGCAATACATTCCTATTTAACGAGAGCAAAGAAAACCAGCCTAACATTGTTCATAAAATGAATGACATGCACATTCATACGGCTAAATTTGCCAAGCAATTGGCTAGTGGTCAAGAGTATTCTTTTGCTTTGATAGGAACCCTTATTTCTTCGGTGCATACGCCAGATCCATATAACCAAGCCGAGCGCTCTACTATATTTGCTTCCTTAGAGGGCGTAAAACGATTGAAAGAAAAACATTATAAAGAATGGCAAAAACTGTGGCAAAGCGATATAGAAATTGAGGGAGATTTACAGGCGCAGCAAGATATTAGAAGCATGTTATACCATTTGTACGCTTTTTCTAGGGAAGATAGCGGCTACTCGGTTTCGCCTATGGGGTTAAGCGGTTTGGGTTATAATGGGCATGTGTTTTGGGACACAGAAATATGGATGTACCCGCCCATGCTGTTGCTACACCCTGAAGTGGCCAAAAGCATGATAGATTATCGTTTTGATCGCTTGCAACAGGCAAAGAAAAATGCCAGCATTTACGGCTATAAAGGGGCAATGTTTCCTTGGGAAAGCGCACACTCCGGAATGGAAGAAACCCCTGTTTGGGCACTAACAGGTCCATTTGAACATCATATCACAGCTTGCGTTGGCATTGCTGCTTGGAATTATTATCTGGTAACAAAAGACAAGCAATGGCTTAAAGAAAAAGGATGGCCACTTTTGAAAGAAACTGCTAATTTTTGGCAAAGTAGGGTTGAAGCCAATGATAAGGGCGAATATGAGATTAAAAATGTTGTAGCGGCTGATGAATGGGCCGAAAATGTAGATAACAATGCATTTACCAATGCTGCGGCCTCTAAAAATTTATTGGCAGCTAGTAAATGCGCAGCAGAGCTTGGTTTGCAGCCCAATGCCGAATGGCAAAAAATAGCCGCAAACTTAGTGATCAAAAAAATGCCAAATGGAGTAACTCGCGAGCACGATTCTTATACAGATCAGCAGATAAAACAAGCCGACGTTAACCTATTAGCTTACCCACTAAAAGTGATAAGAGATAAAGAACAAATTAAACGAGATCTCGCTTTTTACGAAACTAAAGTGCCACAAAAAGGTACACCTGCAATGACACAGGCCATATTTTCGCTCTTATACAGTCATCTTGGCGATGGAGAAAAAGCCTACCACTGGTTTAGCGATGCTTACCAAAAAAATCTTAATCCGCCTTTTAGGGTTATTGCCGAGTTTAAGGGCGGTACCAACCCTTATTTTGCTACTGGTGCAGGTGGTTTGCTGCAAGCAGTAATTATGGGTTTTGGCGGTGTAAATATTAAAGATGATGGAGGTATAGAGCAAATTAAAACAGCGCTTCCGCCACATTGGAAAAGTGTAGTAATTAAAGGTGTTGGGATAAATAAACGAACTTACAAAGTTGCTAAGTAAAAACGATAAATGGCAGTTTAGAATGGGTTTAGTGCATTTTAATGCTAAGACATGAAATTAGAGATGTTCGAAACCTAGTATTTGTTGGCCTCGCAGTCTACGTATTATTTCAAATCTCCTTATTAAATGGGATAGGTTTCGGACATCCTTAACTTGCTACTGCTGTAGTTTAGGCTTTATTAGTTGCTTGTAAGTTTATTCAAAGTAATATCAAATCGAAGTCCAGTTGTATCTTTTCTGTTTTTGTATAAGATTAATTGCCCAACATAAATTCCTTTTGGAGATTGGTATGTTTTGATTATTGCAAATTCGCTATACTTGCTTTTCATTTTCATAGGTGCTATATTTTGAAAAAACAAAGTATCTCCTTTCCTATAATATGTGCCAGTAATTTCGTCTATTCCAAAACAAACGTCTCTGTTTGTAAACTTGTTGTTTTCTTTAAATTTAAGCGTAGAATTACAGCTTCCAGCGCCTTCGTAATCTGCAACTAGTAGATTTTTTCCTCGCAAATCATCAAAGTTGATAAGGCCACGAGGTTTAAAGAAAGTTAGCGTTAAAACTAGTGCTAATGTAATTGAGGTAATTAAACGTTGTTTATCTGCTAGCTTTTCTTTAGCCAATAAAAATAACTGCCGAACAAATAAAATAAAGAGTAGCACATAGCATATAAAAAGTACTATGAATAAAGGAAATGCAAAAATACCTAGTTTTCCTTCCCAGCTTCCTATCGAATTAACGATTAGGAAAAAAATAGTTGTGAAAATAATGAGTTTTTTATTTTTCAATAGGGAGCTTAGTAGTGTGGTTTGTTGTAATCTCTCTCCTTTTTAGGGATGGGGAGAGGGGTTTGCAATTTGCACCTCTCCCTAGCCCTCTCCTTGAAAAGGAGAGCGAACAGTTGCTGCAAATTATTTCACATTCTTGCTTTGCGGCGGCAATGGCACAAAATCCGTTTCTCCTGGAACTTTTCCAAACTCTTGTTTTAACCACCTTTGTTTGGCATCCTCAATTAATTCTCTGCTGGTAGCCACAAAATTCCAATAAATAAAACGCTCTTCTGCAAAAGGTTCGCCACCAAATATATATACTGTGGTATTAGCTGCTATAGTAAACTCGCAAAGCTTGGCATCTTTAGCTACCAAGAAATTTTTCGGGCCAAAAGTATTGCCTTCGCTGCTTACGCTACCTTCCAAAATGTATAAGCCACTTTCGCCAAACAAATCATCGCCAATTTTTAGCGTTTTTTCTTCGGTACTTTTAATTTCTATAAAATACAGCGGACTGTAAACCGGTATCGGCGATTTTCTGCCAAAAGCTTCGCCAGCAATTAATTTAAAATCAACACCATCTTCTTGCCAAGTTGGAATATCTGCACCATCGGCATGGTAAAACTCGGGTTCCATCTGTTCCAAATGCTTTGGTAGGGCTACCCAAATTTGTAAACCGTGCATATTTCTTACCGAGCCTCTCAAATAATCTGGTGTGCGTTCAGAGTGTGCAATACCTTTGCCGGCAGTCATCCAATTTACTTGACCAGGCTTAATTTCTACTTCGGTGCCCAAGCCATCGCGGTGCATAATGGCTCCCTCAAACAAAAAGGTAAGTGTAGATAAGCCAATGTGCGGATGTGGCGCAATATCAAAACTTTCATTTTCGCTAAGCGTTACTGGTCCCATGTGGTCTATAAAACAAAATGGCCCTACCAATCTTTTTTCCCTAAAAGGAAGTAACCTGCCGACTAAAAAATTACCAATATCGCTTGGTCTTTCTTCTATAATGAGTTGAATATTTGACATGATATAAAGATAGGGAATTGTTGTTCTTTTAGCCACAGATGCACAGCTTTTGTTTGCATATACATTAATAGTACACTATCCCAGACTTAGTCTGGGATCTTAATACAATATTTAGGTGTTTATAGAGCATTACGATTAGCTTCGCTGAGCACTTCGTGGTTCCCGCCTACGCGGGGGAGTGACGACCAAGCATAGAAAGGATACAGAGCTCAAAGCGAACCAGCAAATGAAAACCTATGTGTCTATGTGGTTTTCTTAAAAAAAAACTATCTGTGCATCTGTGGTAAACTAAACCATAGATAAGTGTACTTTTGCAAAAAACAAAACCGACAGCGATGCCCCATTTCAACTTTTCTCAAAAAATAAGCTATAAAAACGAAATACTAGCTGGCTTAACCGTGGCGATGACGATGATACCCGAGTCGTTGTCCTTTGCTATTTTGGCTGGTTTTCCTCCGTTAATGGGTTTGTATGCTGCTTTTATTATGGGTTTGGTTACTGCTGTTTTAGGCGGTAGGCCAGGTTTGGTATCGGGTGGTGCAGGAGCAACCGTGATTACCTTAATTGCGCTAATGAAACTGCATGGTTTGGAGTATGTTTTTGCTGCGGTGGTAGTGGCAGGTATTATTCAAATTGCAGTTGGTTGGTTTAAGTTGGGGAAATTCATCCGGCTGGTGCCGCAATCTGTAATGTATGGTTTTGTTAATGGCTTGGCAATCGTGATTTTTATGTCACAGTTAACCCAGTTTAAAGTGCAAGGAACAGAAGAATGGTTAAGTGGTACACCTTTATATACCATGGTGGGCTTAACGGCACTTACGATATTGGTGGTTTGGTTGTGGCCTAAAATTACCAAGGCAGTGCCAGCATCGTTAGTGGCTATTATGGTGGTTTTTGCACTTGTACTTGTATTTGGCATACACACCAAAACGGTAAGTGATATTGCTTCTGTAGCTGGCGGCTTTCCTCCGTTTCATATTCCAGAAGTGCCTTTTACTTTTGAAACCTTGAAAATTGTTTTTCCCTTTGGGTTAATTATGGCGATGGTAGGTTTAACCGAAGGTTTGCTGACCTTAAATTTGGTAGATGAAATTGTGGGCAACAAAGGCGATGGTAACAAAGAAAGTGTGGCGCAAGGTACGGCCAATATTTTAAATGGTTTCTTTTTTGGCATGGGCGGTTGCCCCATGATTGCACAAACTTTGGTTAATCTTTCTGCCGGAGCGAGAGCCAGGTTGTCTGCAATTATTGGTGCTTTAACTATTTTGCTGATTATTTTGGTTGGTGCACCCGTGATTGGAAAATTGCCTATGGCTGCGCTAACTGGTGTGATGATGATGGTGGCAGTGACCACCTTCGAATGGAGCAGTTTCCGTATCATCAATAAAATGCCTAAGGCTGATATTTTTATTGGGGTAGTGGTGGCTGCGGTTACTGTTTTTCTACATAATTTAGCGCTAGCGGTACTTATTGGCGTAATTCTATCTGCTTTGGTATTTGCTTGGGAAAGCGCCCGACGAATTAGAGCAAGAAAATACATCGATGAGGATGGTGTGAAGCATTACGAAATCTACGGTCCGCTGTTTTTCGGTTCTACCACTGCATTTCTAGAAAAGTTCGATTTACAGGAAGACCCAGCAGAAATTGTGATTGATTTTAAAGAAAGTAGAATTGCAGATATGAGTGCTATTGACGCAGTGCATAAAATTACCGACCGTTATCGTAAGCTGGATAAATCTGTTACGTTAAAACATTTAAGTGCGGATAGTAGGAAATTGTTGAGAAATGCCGCAGGGGCGATTGAAGTGAACATAGATGATCCTATTTACGCAGTGGCGGATAGGTAATGTTATGATTGGTGGATGCGATAATTAGCTAATGATTGCTCACTGTATAAAAAAACCGTCATTTCGATGAGGAAGAATGACGAAGAGAAATCTAATAAGATATTAACTAATCGCTAGATTTCTCCTCGTGCCTCGTTCGAAATGACGGCCAAATCAGCTAATTAGCATATTCACTAATTAGCTAATTCAAAATACTATGCTTCTGCCTTCTGCAAACCAGGTATCTCTACCATTTCATTTGCATCGGCAGCGTAATCAACACCAGCCACATCAAACCCAAAAAGGTTTAAGAAATCTTTTTTATAACCCGCTAAATCGCCTGTTTGAGGTAAAGTGTCGGTATCGGCAGTTTTCCAAAGTTCGGCAACTGCAGCTTGTACATCATCCTGCATTTCCCAATCGTCAATTCTGATACGACCTTTTTCGTCAACAGGAACATCGCCGCCAGTATACAAACGTTGAGCAAACAAACGCTCAATTTGTTCGATGCAACCTTCGTGTAAACCTTTTTCTTTCATGGTTTTGTACAAGAAAGAAATATACAAAGGAATAACTGGAATAGCCGAACTTGCTTGTGTAACCAACGCTTTGTTTACAGAAACATAAGCCTTTCCGTTCAAATCAGCTAATTTATCGCTAATGGTAAAAGCCGTAGCCTCTAAATGATCTTTCGCTCTGCCAATAGTTCCTTTTCGGTAAACTGCTTCGGTAACTGCAGGGCCAATGTACGAGTAAGCAACTGTAATAGCACCTTCGGCCAATACACCAGCAGCTTTCATGTCATCTATCCACATTTCCCAATCTTCGCCGCCCATTACCGCAACTGTATTTTCAATTTCTTCTTCGTTTGCAGGTTCAATAGTTACTGTAGAAACAATGCCCGTGTGGAAATCAACTGTTTTATCAGAGAAAGTACCACCAATTGGTTTTAGCGTAGAACGATGGGTAATACCAGTTTTTGGGTTAGTTCTCACTGGAGAAGCCAAGCTGTAGATAATCAAATCTACCTGGCCCAAATCAGCTTTAATTAAATCGATAGTTTGTTGTTTTACCTCGTTAGAAAAGGCATCGCCATTGATGCTTTTTGCGTATAAACCATCTGTTTGTGCTTGTTTTTCAAAAGCGGCAGTATTGTACCAACCTGGCGAAGCGGTTTTACCTTCTTTAGGTTCTTTTTCGAAATAAACACCAATTGTAGCAGCACCAGAGCCGTAAGCTGCAGTAATACGTGAAGCCAAACCAAAGCCTGTAGAAGCACCAATTACCAAAACTCTTTTTGGGCCGTTGTTAGCCCCCTTAGATTTTACATATTCAATTTGGTTTTTTACGTTTTGTGCAGCCCCATCTGGATGAGCTGTTAAACAAATAAAACCACGCATTCTAGGTTCAATAATCATAATATTGTTTTGTTATAAATAGGGCTAGCCCATAATCCAAGTTCAAAGCTATTCTTAATTTTTGGGGAATGCAAATTGGACTGGTTTTAAAAAGGTTAAGATCATTTGGGTTTGTGTTTATGGATTTTGAAAATCAGGGTTTTAAGGTTTTATTAAGATTGTTTTACAACTTTTTTGAGTAATGTTCTTATCTTAGAGTACCAAACAAACATCTGTGAAGTATCTATATCTGTTGGTTTTAGTTTTTCTCGGCTTAACCTTTCCTGTTTTTGCCCAATGGGATAATAGCTATCAAAAAGGGAAAGTTTTTGATTCGTTGTATGTTTCTTACATTTCAGATGTCAAAAATCGCCCAGCTATAGAAGCTCTGCTAAATAAACAATACCAAGAAGCCAAAGATGAAGAAGTACTAGGTTTTATTAAAGTAGTTAAATTTTGCGTAACGGTAGGTAGTGGCGCCACTTCAAATGAAATGGATAAGTTTGTGGAGCATGTGCTGAAAAACTATAAGCAGTTTCCGAATTTACAAGCTAGAGCGCTACATACCGTAGGTTATCATTATTTTATTGGAGAGTTAAATTACGAGAAGGCTTTTAATTCTTATGGTAGGTTAGAGAAATTACTTGAGGTTTATAATGAAAAAGAGATTACCGATTATGCCAACTATTGTGCAAACATTATTACCGCCTATTATAAATTTGAAGATTTTGGAAAGGCCATTAAAATGGGCAAAAGATGTCTAAAAATAGCCGAAAACAAATGGTATCTGTATAACACTATAGGTTTGTGCTATAAGGGCTTAGCTAATGTAGATTCTTCTTTTGTTTACTTTGGTAAAGCTTTAGAAGAAGCCAAGAAGAAGAAAATGGCAGATGTTTATAGAACAATTGCACTAGGTAACATTGGCTATAATTATTACTTGTTAAAAGATTACAGCAAGGCTAAGCCGCTCATAGAAACAGACCTCAATGGTGGATTGAAATTAAAAGATCCTGGTTTGATATCTGGTGCGGCTACGCCATTGGCAGATATTTTTTTAGCAGAAGGGAATGTGGTTAAGGCTAAAGCAATGCTTAAGCTGGCCAGAAATGGTATTGCCGAAAGTAAACAACTCGAAAGGTTAGAAAAGCTTTTTCCTGTACAAAGTAAATATTACGAGTTGCTCGGGGATACAGAACAAGCCTTGGCTTATCGAGATTCGAGTATCAAAGCAATTAAGCGAAACGATTCTGTTTTTAACGGGCTTTTGGTAATGCGGGTGCAGCAAAAAAACCATTTGGAAAAAATAGCGGAAGAAAAAAGCAAGCTTGAAAGCTACCGTAAAGTTTCTCAAATTAGACTTTGGACTATTGTCGTGTTTTTCTTTTTGGTAGTGTTGATTTTCTTCATCATTAGGGCTTACAGGTTACAAAGAGGTAAGGATAAGAAAAAAATTGAAGAGCTCAATCGTATCATCGAACTTAGAGAGCGGCTTAGTGCAGATATGCACGACGATGTGGGTAGCACTTTAAGTAGTATATCTCTTTATACACATTCGCTCATTATGCAATCTCCCGAAGATCAACAGAAATCTACATTGGAAAAGATCAAAAAAAATGCGCAAGATGTACAAGAAAGCATTAGTGATATTATATGGAGTGTAAATCCGAATATGGATACGATGGAACAGACCATTGCAAGGATGAGGGCTTTTGGAGCAGATTTGGCAGAATGTGCCGGAATTTGTTTTGATTTTGAGGTTAAGGGATCTATGATAGTGCAGCCTTTAACAATGGTAGTTAGGAAAAATTTATACCTTATTTATAAAGAAGCTGTAAATAATGCTGTAAAATATAGTGGAGGAACTAAGTTGGTGGCAGTTTTAGATATAAATGAGGCAGGTTTCAGCTTGAAAATTGCAGACAATGGAAGTGGATTTGATAATTCTGTAGTAAATGTTGGGAATGGATTGCTAAACATGAAACGAAGGGCAGAAGAAATAGGAGGGAAATTGCAAATAGCTACAGCATTAGGTAAAGGAACCCATTTACTTTTAACCTTTAGTGGTTTTAGGAGTAGCTAATTATAGTAACTGTTTAATCTTGGCATGGTTATAGTTCAGTATTGTATAATAAAGTTTTAACTAGCTGAAATTGTAAAAGGGTGGATAATCAAATAAAAAAGCGGGTCGTTATTTTT from Pedobacter sp. SL55 includes these protein-coding regions:
- a CDS encoding TonB-dependent receptor, whose product is MKKTFWDDIPNLFSMQSLSLCSMKILIFCCVLFCSNRAFAQQTPLDLNVKDKPLKEVLKLIESKTDYVFFYNDANIDVTQKVNVNVKQKPLTQVLNEVLPNYTYRIDAQAKKIYLLPAKASEKIKVNGMVTEADNQPIIGAGVKIKGTTETTVTDQNGKFSLLAEKGATLLISYVGFVSEEIQAVAGKTLKVVLEESNIVMNEVVVVGYGTVRKRDLTGSISTLKSENFNVGLMTSPTQLMQGRVAGVNITSNGGEPGVGMTVRVRGANSIRSGQDPLYVVDGVPLDITDVQASGGSISGVGASAKKNPLNFLNTDDIESIEVLKDASATAIYGARGSNGVVLVTTKKGKKGDGSVNYSGYTSVSELPKKLDVLTADEFRQYVKANGFTVTDLNNNTDWQELIFRTATTQNHNLSYGGGTENTLYRFSLNMMDQQGIIDKTGMEKYTGRFNVTQNALKNRVKFEANVTWARTNDQRIPIGETGGHEGDVLLSALKLNPTFPVFKPDGSYYQSSGDERNPVAMIKLTDDNNRTDRFLGNLTTTVNIIKNLAYKVNFALDYSSISRKVVQRKDLIYLSNGGTVDVNDISLTSKLMENFLTYETTINQMHRINLLAGHSYQHFKNYNYGLSVNGFKSDEIDYLNNLALGNYTTASVRSGIQVNELQSFFGRVNYSYNGKYLFTGTLRTDGSTKFGENNKYGKFPSASVAWRLSQESFMKKAKFIDELKLRLGWGITGNQEIPNKISQAVLGTGSNNGAVLGGSLGNVTPGITLTRTPNPDLKWESTAQYNLGLDFSLLKNRITGSVDLFEKNTKDVLVQVYAIAPAPTTTVWSNVPNMRIVNRGVELDLSGVLVDKKDLVWNIGANFAKVNNEVKDLPLSRITTGSPSGPGITGYSSQVIMSGQPIGTFWGYKFLGFDASGKSIFELGSDGKPLEQKLGNALPKFTYNFNSSVRYKQWNLGLFFNGVYGNKVYNNLANVMAQKTLLPKGWNAIQSATELAEASNNTLVYSSRFIENGSYFRLSSATLGYTVNTKKIDFIKRLQLYASGNNLFVITKYSGYDPEVNSDHSANSVPSIGIDWTTYPKVRTVTFGLNVEF
- a CDS encoding RagB/SusD family nutrient uptake outer membrane protein is translated as MKKIIICLLATVFFTGCTDLKEEILNEQDGSKTLNDIENMGTVVAPAYAYLRDIQNRSGVWGTILATTDEMAWPARGSDWVNANQQTLTTHEYTPQNTYIRNTWNSFLIGITKANLALYYLDRYPQTEEVKLYQAEVKFVRALCMFLLNDNFGKFPFREFSQLDYSASPQILTRETAVPRMIQELTEIIPVLKKKTEVPYGRISKAAAQMLLAKIYLNYKVYLNQEKWQEVIALCDDIINSGQYKIADDYWALFQYDNAKYGYDTESILSVIYDENLGLTGSVWVPITLHYNQKFGSFTSLWNGCCTTETFFDTWNTSDLRFKDTRLVSKLGFNQGFLVGQQYGVDGTALKTRTGEPLIFTKQFNINNSSEQAGVRVVKYAPDPLTKNTGAAGNDFHFYRLADTYLMRAEAKFRNGDASGALGDINILRAKRSQAALLSVDLEKIYNERGYELYWEGHRRNDMVRFGTYTAARDNKNYISASYKVLLPIPISALEANPELKQNTGY